In a single window of the Planctomycetia bacterium genome:
- a CDS encoding alkaline phosphatase yields MRLPARFEVRFGCLLLLAIVAPAQADHVRDLQETAVKNKQAEWGHWGRLPEVYSDWTSHSNRLIPVYTFGITLDAFDGEKSAYRQPDQIKQLYGRIPDGTVNSTADYCDQTDVYRLQKLAAASGKKHVILVVFDGMDWWTTWAASVNNAGRVGYSEGRGTGLFWQDYAGTQTDFGYFVTSPWNQGLGEDVDAQTILDPDGKLGGGYDPTIAGDTPWSLGTDPGYVIAQCRARPHAVTDSASSATSMTSGIKTFNASINVKVDGSQVETIAHQLQREGYAVGVVTSVPISHATPAAAYSHNVSRDDFQDLTRDLLGLRSIAHRNEPLPGVDVLIGAGWGEDVVEDSGQGKNLVPGNRYVTADDLAASDATNGGRYTIAQRTSGRAGTDVLTEGVRQAKERQSRFFGYFGTRGGHLPFQTADGDYRPTIGAKGVVEKYSEADVSENPKLADMTRAALEVLDARSDKFWLMVESGDVDWANHDDNIDNSIGAVKSGDAAFRAIAEWAEAGNHWEDTAVILTADHGHYLVITDPQSLIEPTATKTGE; encoded by the coding sequence GTGCGTCTTCCCGCTCGCTTTGAGGTGCGCTTCGGTTGCCTGTTGTTGCTCGCGATCGTCGCGCCTGCTCAGGCCGATCATGTCCGGGACCTGCAGGAAACCGCGGTCAAGAACAAGCAGGCCGAATGGGGCCATTGGGGCCGGCTTCCGGAGGTTTATTCCGACTGGACGTCGCACTCGAACCGCTTGATCCCGGTCTACACGTTCGGGATCACGCTCGACGCCTTCGACGGCGAGAAGAGCGCGTATCGCCAGCCGGATCAGATCAAGCAGCTCTACGGGCGGATTCCCGACGGCACGGTGAACTCCACCGCCGACTACTGCGATCAAACGGATGTTTATCGCCTGCAAAAACTGGCGGCCGCCTCGGGCAAGAAACACGTGATTTTGGTCGTCTTCGACGGCATGGATTGGTGGACGACCTGGGCAGCCTCCGTGAACAACGCGGGACGCGTGGGCTACTCCGAAGGGCGCGGGACGGGTTTGTTCTGGCAGGACTACGCGGGTACGCAGACTGATTTCGGTTACTTCGTCACCTCGCCGTGGAATCAAGGCCTCGGCGAGGACGTCGACGCGCAGACCATTCTCGATCCCGACGGAAAACTTGGCGGTGGGTACGATCCCACGATCGCCGGCGACACGCCGTGGAGTCTCGGGACCGATCCGGGTTACGTCATCGCGCAATGCCGCGCGCGGCCGCATGCCGTGACCGACTCGGCATCTTCGGCGACCTCGATGACCTCGGGCATCAAGACGTTCAATGCGTCGATTAACGTGAAGGTCGATGGATCGCAGGTCGAGACGATCGCCCATCAACTGCAGCGCGAAGGCTATGCGGTGGGCGTCGTCACCAGCGTGCCGATCAGTCACGCTACGCCGGCGGCCGCGTATTCGCACAACGTCTCGCGCGACGATTTTCAGGACCTGACGCGCGACCTGCTGGGGCTGCGTTCGATCGCCCATCGCAATGAGCCGCTGCCAGGCGTCGACGTGCTGATCGGCGCCGGCTGGGGCGAAGATGTCGTCGAAGATAGCGGGCAAGGCAAAAACCTGGTCCCGGGCAATCGATACGTTACCGCCGACGATCTAGCGGCGAGCGACGCCACGAACGGGGGGCGCTATACGATTGCTCAACGCACGTCAGGCCGCGCCGGCACGGACGTTTTGACCGAAGGTGTCCGCCAGGCCAAAGAGCGGCAATCGCGGTTCTTCGGCTATTTCGGCACACGCGGCGGACATCTGCCGTTTCAAACCGCGGATGGCGACTACCGACCCACGATTGGCGCCAAAGGCGTCGTCGAAAAGTACAGCGAAGCGGACGTCAGCGAGAATCCGAAACTCGCTGACATGACGCGGGCCGCACTTGAGGTGTTGGACGCGCGTTCCGACAAGTTCTGGTTGATGGTGGAATCCGGGGACGTCGACTGGGCCAACCACGATGACAACATCGATAACTCGATCGGCGCCGTGAAATCCGGCGACGCCGCTTTCCGCGCCATCGCCGAATGGGCCGAGGCCGGCAATCACTGGGAGGACACGGCGGTGATTCTTACTGCCGATCACGGCCACTACCTGGTCATCACCGATCCGCAGTCGCTCATCGAGCCGACCGCCACGAAGACCGGCGAGTAA
- a CDS encoding MqnA/MqnD/SBP family protein — translation MSTVASQLIRVGHSPDPDDAFMFHALANDKLDTGPYRFEHELVDIEMLNRRAHNADLELTAVSLHGYAYLTDKYILCTCGASMGDQYGPMLIAREAKPLVSFEEKSIAVPGTRTTAYLALRMCLGKKFKEVIVPFDEIIEAVVAGSYAGQPIDAGLIIHEGQLTYGRQNLHLIVDTGKWWFEETGLPLPLGANAIRKDLGPEVIRDVHRLLLESIKYGLDHRGEALNHALQYGRDLDRAEADQFVGMYVNDWTLDFGPRGREAVATLLRRGYETGVIPHLVVPEFVA, via the coding sequence ATGTCCACGGTCGCGTCACAACTCATTCGCGTGGGGCACAGTCCGGATCCGGACGACGCCTTCATGTTTCATGCGCTCGCCAACGATAAGCTCGATACCGGACCGTACCGCTTCGAGCACGAGCTAGTGGACATCGAGATGCTCAATCGCCGCGCGCACAACGCCGATCTCGAGCTCACGGCGGTCAGCCTGCATGGCTACGCTTACCTCACCGACAAGTACATCCTCTGCACCTGCGGCGCAAGCATGGGGGACCAATACGGTCCGATGCTGATTGCCCGCGAGGCGAAGCCGCTCGTTTCTTTCGAGGAAAAATCGATCGCCGTACCAGGCACGCGCACGACTGCTTACCTCGCGCTGCGGATGTGCCTGGGAAAGAAATTCAAAGAAGTCATCGTACCCTTCGATGAGATCATCGAGGCCGTGGTGGCCGGCAGCTACGCCGGGCAACCGATCGACGCGGGGTTGATCATCCACGAAGGACAACTCACCTACGGGCGGCAGAATCTGCATCTGATTGTCGATACCGGCAAATGGTGGTTCGAGGAAACCGGGTTGCCGTTGCCGCTGGGCGCGAACGCGATTCGCAAGGACCTCGGCCCGGAAGTGATTCGCGACGTGCATCGCCTGCTGCTGGAAAGCATCAAGTACGGGCTCGACCACCGCGGCGAGGCGCTCAATCACGCTTTGCAATACGGCCGCGACTTGGATCGCGCCGAAGCGGATCAATTCGTCGGCATGTACGTGAACGACTGGACGCTCGATTTCGGCCCGCGCGGCCGCGAGGCGGTGGCGACGTTGTTGCGCCGCGGCTACGAGACCGGCGTGATCCCGCACCTGGTCGTGCCGGAATTCGTGGCATGA
- a CDS encoding DUF58 domain-containing protein, whose product MNDLYRSLGVDQYLSAFAWFALLLSIYGLPLGWLAWRRQIYPTGMLLAGFLLPAFVSWLLLVTTVLYWPIIAVDAALVLFAVIDLCTLPKQSSFTAERETPRTASLRKPQQVHLTITNPTRRACEATVRDGLPVELTGTPEEFELLLEPLSRMTVEYRLESKRRGAFTLNEVHVRARSRWKFWQRLLQLPARTELHVYPDMRQLSEYAILARTNRLSLMGLRRTRKIGQDNEFERLRDYSPDDNFKHIDWRATSRRNKLTVKDFQSNQSQRLLFMLDCGRMMTNEAAGLSLLDHGLNAMLMLSYVALSHGDSVGLLCFSDEIHSFVPPRSGMQQMNRLLHTAYDRFPRLVESRYDLAFMHLAQQVHKRSMVVLVTNVIDEVNSHQIERYLTAAAGRHLTLGVLLRDRAVFEAADSEYPNDILLYRAAAAADILSWRAQVLADLNRKGVLSLDVFPEDLTAPLVNRYLEIKARHLL is encoded by the coding sequence GTGAACGACCTTTACCGCTCGCTGGGCGTTGACCAATACCTGAGCGCCTTCGCTTGGTTCGCGCTGTTGTTGTCGATCTACGGCTTGCCCCTGGGGTGGCTGGCCTGGCGTCGGCAGATCTACCCGACGGGCATGCTGCTGGCGGGCTTTCTGCTGCCGGCCTTCGTCTCCTGGCTGCTGCTGGTGACGACGGTGCTGTACTGGCCGATCATCGCCGTCGATGCCGCGCTGGTGCTGTTCGCCGTGATCGATCTTTGTACGCTGCCCAAACAGAGTAGTTTCACCGCCGAGCGGGAGACCCCGCGCACGGCGTCGCTGCGCAAACCGCAGCAAGTGCATCTGACGATCACCAATCCCACGCGCCGCGCCTGCGAAGCCACGGTGCGCGACGGCTTGCCGGTGGAGCTTACCGGCACTCCGGAGGAATTCGAACTGTTGCTCGAACCTTTGAGCCGGATGACGGTCGAATATCGTCTGGAGAGCAAGCGACGCGGCGCGTTCACGTTGAACGAAGTCCACGTTCGCGCCCGCAGCCGCTGGAAGTTCTGGCAAAGGTTGCTGCAACTGCCGGCGCGGACGGAACTGCATGTCTACCCGGACATGCGACAGCTCAGCGAGTATGCCATCCTCGCCCGCACCAATCGACTGAGCCTGATGGGCCTGCGCCGTACGCGGAAGATCGGCCAGGACAACGAATTTGAGCGGCTCAGGGACTATTCCCCCGACGACAATTTCAAGCACATCGATTGGCGAGCCACGTCGCGTCGAAACAAGCTGACCGTCAAGGATTTCCAAAGCAATCAAAGTCAGCGCCTACTCTTCATGCTCGATTGCGGCCGCATGATGACGAACGAGGCCGCTGGGCTCAGCCTGTTGGATCACGGCCTGAACGCCATGTTGATGCTCAGCTACGTGGCGCTCTCGCACGGCGATTCGGTCGGGCTACTTTGCTTTTCGGACGAGATCCACAGCTTCGTGCCGCCCCGTAGCGGCATGCAACAAATGAACCGGCTACTGCACACCGCCTACGATCGCTTCCCGAGGCTTGTCGAATCCCGTTACGATCTGGCCTTCATGCATCTGGCGCAACAGGTTCACAAGCGCTCGATGGTCGTGCTGGTCACGAATGTGATCGACGAAGTGAACTCGCACCAGATCGAACGCTATCTCACCGCCGCCGCGGGGCGGCACCTGACGCTCGGCGTGCTGCTCCGCGATCGCGCAGTCTTCGAGGCCGCCGACTCGGAGTATCCGAACGACATCCTGCTCTACCGCGCGGCCGCCGCGGCCGACATTCTGAGCTGGCGTGCCCAGGTACTGGCCGACCTCAACCGCAAAGGCGTGCTGTCGCTGGACGTGTTTCCGGAGGACTTGACGGCGCCGCTGGTGAATCGGTATTTGGAGATCAAGGCGAGGCATCTCTTATAA
- the cysK gene encoding cysteine synthase A yields the protein MATYTGVREDITQCIGNTPLVRFRRIAEGCVATVVGKMENMNPLWSVKDRIARAMIDAAERDGMIKSDTVVIEPTSGNTGIGLAYVCAARGYKWLVTMPESMSLERRRMLKALGAELVLTPAAEGMPGAVRHAEKLVAENKNYFMPQQFKNPANPEVHRKTTAEEIWRDTDGKIDIFVSGVGTGGTITGVGDVLKQRKPGVKIVAVEPTNSPVITQRKAGQELKPGRHTIQGIGAGFIPDVLNVDVIDDVVLVQDEDAMETARQMAKLEGLMCGISCGAAAWAALHLAKRPENAGKLIVTILPDLGERYLSTKLFPE from the coding sequence ATGGCAACGTATACCGGTGTTCGCGAGGACATCACGCAGTGCATTGGCAACACGCCGCTGGTGCGTTTTCGTCGGATCGCCGAGGGCTGCGTGGCGACGGTCGTCGGCAAGATGGAAAACATGAACCCGCTCTGGAGCGTCAAGGACCGGATCGCCCGGGCCATGATCGACGCCGCCGAGCGCGACGGAATGATCAAGTCCGACACCGTGGTGATCGAGCCCACCAGCGGCAACACCGGCATCGGTCTGGCGTATGTCTGCGCCGCCCGTGGCTACAAATGGCTGGTCACGATGCCGGAGAGCATGAGCCTGGAACGCCGGCGGATGCTGAAGGCGCTCGGCGCGGAGTTGGTGCTCACGCCTGCCGCCGAAGGCATGCCCGGCGCCGTGCGTCACGCGGAAAAGCTGGTGGCGGAAAACAAGAATTACTTCATGCCGCAGCAGTTCAAAAACCCGGCCAATCCGGAAGTGCATCGCAAGACGACGGCCGAGGAAATCTGGCGCGACACCGATGGCAAGATCGACATCTTCGTCTCCGGCGTCGGCACCGGCGGCACCATCACCGGCGTCGGCGACGTGCTCAAGCAGCGCAAGCCGGGCGTGAAGATTGTCGCCGTCGAACCGACCAACAGCCCGGTGATCACCCAACGCAAGGCCGGGCAGGAACTCAAGCCGGGGCGGCACACCATTCAAGGCATTGGCGCGGGCTTCATCCCGGACGTGCTGAACGTGGACGTGATCGACGACGTCGTGCTCGTGCAAGACGAGGACGCGATGGAAACGGCGCGGCAGATGGCCAAACTCGAAGGCCTGATGTGCGGCATCAGTTGCGGCGCAGCGGCCTGGGCGGCGCTCCACCTCGCGAAACGCCCCGAGAACGCCGGCAAACTGATCGTGACGATCCTGCCCGACCTCGGCGAACGCTACCTCTCGACCAAGCTCTTCCCGGAATGA
- a CDS encoding potassium channel protein produces the protein MVITPPLNRLRRGLIILGATIVVAVCAHKWLSGGTWLDALYMVVITVSSVGYTETSQLSPGLQLFFILLILIGMSAVGYTLGGLLQLITAGEIQRALELRRMSRNISQLSGHMILCGYGRMGQILASELARQQQPLVVLERDHGRAAECEAAGFLTINGDATEESQLVEAGIERAKSLVAALPSDADCVFITLTARNLNSRLQIISRAEHRSSQKKLVQAGADRVVMPASIGAQRIATMLTRPSTVELFELVIDRTQLEVEVDELTLSPNSQLVGSNAKELDARRRTGLLIVAIKLSGEARAEQPAKMMFNPDPEYRFAAGDTLIVMGAVQDIARFREQYGLR, from the coding sequence ATGGTGATTACACCACCGCTAAATAGGCTGCGTCGCGGCCTGATCATCCTGGGCGCGACGATCGTCGTAGCCGTCTGCGCGCATAAGTGGCTGTCCGGCGGCACCTGGCTCGACGCCCTGTACATGGTGGTGATCACCGTCTCCAGCGTCGGCTACACCGAGACGAGTCAGCTCTCGCCGGGACTGCAACTATTCTTTATTCTGTTGATCCTGATCGGCATGTCGGCCGTCGGATACACGTTGGGCGGCTTGCTGCAATTGATCACCGCGGGCGAGATTCAGCGCGCCTTGGAGCTACGACGCATGAGCCGCAACATCTCACAACTCTCCGGACACATGATCTTGTGCGGCTACGGCCGAATGGGCCAAATCCTCGCGTCGGAGTTGGCCCGACAACAGCAACCCCTGGTCGTGTTGGAACGGGATCACGGGCGCGCGGCCGAATGCGAAGCGGCCGGGTTTCTGACGATCAACGGCGACGCGACGGAAGAGTCGCAACTCGTCGAGGCCGGCATCGAACGGGCCAAGAGCCTGGTTGCCGCGCTGCCGAGCGACGCCGACTGCGTGTTCATCACGCTCACTGCGCGTAATCTCAATTCTCGGCTGCAAATCATCTCTCGGGCGGAGCATCGCTCCTCGCAAAAGAAACTCGTGCAAGCCGGCGCCGACCGCGTGGTGATGCCGGCGTCGATCGGCGCGCAGCGCATCGCCACGATGCTGACGCGACCTTCGACGGTGGAACTGTTCGAACTGGTGATTGACCGCACGCAATTGGAAGTGGAAGTCGACGAGCTGACCTTGTCCCCGAACAGTCAACTCGTCGGCAGCAATGCCAAGGAGCTTGATGCGCGGCGCAGGACGGGTTTGTTGATCGTGGCCATTAAGTTGTCGGGCGAGGCGCGCGCCGAACAGCCCGCGAAGATGATGTTCAATCCTGATCCGGAATATCGCTTCGCCGCGGGGGACACGCTGATCGTGATGGGAGCGGTTCAGGATATTGCCCGGTTCCGCGAGCAGTACGGATTGCGCTGA
- a CDS encoding NADH:flavin oxidoreductase — MAGFPKIAQLRSAEALRARLAELGISLPVDDAILTAAQGSPLAAPWQFGPRTVGNRWCIHPMEGWDAEPDGLPSELTLRRWRRFGESGAKLIWGGEAAAVRADGRANPRQLLATPVHEAGLVQLRESLLAAHRARYGATDGLVVGLQLTHSGRFSRPTTAGPAPRIAYHHPLLDAKFGIAANNDAVVWTDAELERLIDDYVIAAGVAARAGFDFVDVKACHGYCLHEFLSARRRPGRFGGDLEGRTRLLRTIIEQVQAEQRELLVGVRLSAFDIVPYERGEDVGRPMAHEDQLPYQDAFGVNAARPTEFELTETIELLRMLQRLGVAAVNLSAGSPYYNPHIQRPAAFPPSDGYLPPEDPLLGVWRQMEASRQCRAAVAELPMIGTGYSYLQDFLPQVAQAAVREGWIDVVGLGRMVLSYPTLPDDVLQRGQLERKLVCRTFSDCTTAPRHGIVSGCYPLDAFYKQLPEAAKVADAKRNHSQ; from the coding sequence ATGGCCGGATTTCCTAAGATTGCGCAGTTGCGTAGCGCCGAGGCGTTGCGCGCGCGGCTGGCGGAACTTGGCATCTCGTTGCCGGTGGATGATGCGATTCTGACTGCCGCCCAAGGATCTCCGTTGGCGGCGCCCTGGCAATTTGGCCCGCGCACCGTGGGGAATCGCTGGTGCATTCATCCCATGGAGGGCTGGGACGCCGAGCCGGACGGGCTGCCCTCGGAGTTGACGCTAAGACGCTGGCGTCGGTTCGGCGAGAGCGGGGCTAAGTTGATCTGGGGCGGCGAAGCGGCCGCCGTGCGCGCGGATGGCCGAGCCAATCCGCGACAGTTGCTCGCCACGCCAGTGCATGAAGCAGGGCTCGTTCAACTTCGCGAATCCTTGCTCGCTGCGCATCGGGCGCGCTATGGCGCGACGGACGGGCTGGTCGTCGGCTTGCAACTGACGCACTCCGGACGTTTTTCACGGCCGACCACCGCGGGTCCAGCGCCGCGGATTGCTTATCACCATCCGCTCTTGGACGCCAAGTTCGGCATTGCGGCCAACAACGACGCGGTGGTTTGGACCGACGCTGAGTTGGAAAGACTGATCGACGACTACGTGATCGCCGCGGGAGTCGCCGCGCGGGCGGGCTTCGATTTTGTCGACGTCAAAGCCTGCCACGGCTATTGCTTACATGAGTTTTTGAGTGCGCGGCGACGCCCCGGCCGGTTCGGCGGCGATCTCGAGGGCCGCACGCGTTTACTTCGCACGATCATCGAACAGGTTCAGGCGGAACAGCGTGAATTGCTCGTCGGCGTGCGATTGAGCGCGTTCGACATCGTGCCTTATGAGCGCGGCGAAGACGTCGGGCGGCCGATGGCGCATGAGGACCAGTTGCCGTATCAAGACGCCTTCGGCGTGAATGCCGCGCGGCCGACCGAATTCGAATTGACGGAAACCATCGAGTTGCTGCGAATGTTGCAGCGGCTCGGTGTGGCGGCAGTGAATCTTTCGGCTGGCAGTCCGTACTACAATCCGCACATTCAACGCCCCGCGGCGTTTCCACCCTCGGACGGCTATTTGCCGCCGGAAGACCCACTCCTCGGCGTGTGGCGCCAAATGGAAGCGTCACGGCAATGCCGCGCCGCGGTTGCCGAGTTGCCGATGATTGGAACCGGCTATTCCTATTTACAAGATTTTCTCCCGCAGGTGGCTCAAGCGGCGGTGCGCGAAGGCTGGATCGACGTGGTCGGCCTGGGCCGCATGGTGCTGAGCTATCCCACGCTGCCGGACGATGTGCTGCAGCGCGGACAGTTGGAACGCAAGCTAGTATGCCGCACGTTCAGCGATTGCACGACTGCGCCGAGGCACGGCATCGTCTCGGGGTGCTATCCGCTCGACGCGTTCTACAAGCAACTCCCCGAAGCGGCCAAGGTTGCGGACGCGAAGCGCAACCACTCGCAATAA
- a CDS encoding Nramp family divalent metal transporter translates to MSDSATFDPYALTDLTIQAPPRSLWAALRKIGPGIILAGSIIGSGELLLTTALGAQYGFVFLWLILFSCVIKVFVQIELGRYAISSGKPTLAAFNELPGPRLGAHWLVWWWFFMLMVTVAQLGAMAGGVGQALHLVFPKVATGLAAWLADVWPGMSAVIAKRPDFPWALLAAIGAVLLLLSGGYRRIERITTALVAGVTLVTVICVGMLPGAGFPIRQADFDQAFSLGVFGLGGAAITQAFAAFGITGVGASELYAYPYWCLEKGYARFTGPRSDDPAWEQRARGWLRVMYLDAWVSMIVFTIATVAFYILGATVLYRQDLHPEKSQMIATLSQMYVPSFGEWTKIFFLIGVWAVLFKTLYVASASNSRLSADFLGLAGIVRYRDHDQRDGWTRRFCVFYPLFGLALYFWLGDPKLMVVMGGFVQAATLPLLAACAIYLRYRRTDARLMPSLWSDSLTWFAFWSISIVAAYALGQWGIKTAEEISAWMSTQ, encoded by the coding sequence ATGAGCGATTCCGCGACATTCGATCCTTACGCCCTCACCGATCTCACCATTCAAGCGCCGCCGCGCAGTCTTTGGGCGGCGCTCCGCAAGATCGGTCCCGGCATTATCCTCGCCGGCAGCATCATCGGCTCCGGCGAGTTGCTGCTGACCACGGCGCTTGGCGCGCAGTACGGTTTTGTTTTCTTGTGGTTGATTCTGTTTAGTTGCGTCATCAAGGTCTTCGTCCAGATTGAGTTGGGACGCTACGCCATCTCGTCTGGTAAACCGACGCTGGCCGCGTTCAACGAATTGCCGGGGCCGCGCCTCGGCGCGCATTGGCTCGTCTGGTGGTGGTTCTTCATGTTGATGGTCACCGTTGCACAATTGGGCGCGATGGCCGGCGGCGTTGGGCAGGCGCTGCACCTGGTGTTTCCGAAGGTCGCCACCGGACTCGCCGCGTGGCTGGCCGACGTTTGGCCGGGCATGTCGGCGGTCATTGCCAAGCGTCCGGACTTTCCCTGGGCGCTGTTGGCCGCCATTGGCGCGGTGTTGCTTCTGTTAAGCGGCGGATATCGGCGGATCGAACGCATCACCACGGCGCTCGTGGCCGGAGTGACGCTCGTCACCGTGATCTGCGTCGGCATGTTGCCAGGCGCAGGCTTTCCAATTCGCCAGGCCGATTTCGATCAAGCATTTTCGCTCGGCGTTTTCGGGTTGGGCGGCGCGGCGATCACGCAGGCGTTCGCCGCGTTCGGCATCACGGGCGTCGGCGCGAGCGAATTGTACGCCTACCCGTACTGGTGCTTGGAAAAAGGTTATGCCAGGTTCACCGGCCCGCGCAGCGACGACCCGGCCTGGGAACAACGCGCCCGGGGCTGGCTCCGCGTGATGTATCTCGACGCCTGGGTGAGCATGATCGTGTTCACGATCGCGACCGTGGCCTTCTACATCCTGGGGGCGACGGTCCTGTATCGGCAGGATCTGCATCCCGAAAAAAGCCAGATGATCGCCACGCTCTCGCAGATGTACGTGCCGTCATTCGGCGAGTGGACGAAGATTTTCTTCCTGATTGGCGTCTGGGCTGTGCTCTTCAAGACGCTGTACGTTGCCTCGGCGTCGAACAGTCGGCTCTCAGCGGACTTTCTCGGACTCGCCGGCATCGTCCGTTATCGCGATCACGACCAGCGCGACGGCTGGACGCGGCGTTTTTGCGTCTTTTACCCGCTGTTTGGGCTGGCGCTCTATTTTTGGCTCGGCGACCCCAAGCTCATGGTCGTCATGGGCGGCTTCGTACAGGCCGCGACGCTGCCGCTGCTGGCGGCCTGCGCGATTTACCTGCGCTATCGCCGCACCGACGCCCGCCTGATGCCGTCCCTCTGGTCCGACTCCTTGACCTGGTTCGCGTTTTGGTCGATCAGCATCGTAGCGGCCTATGCGCTCGGGCAGTGGGGCATCAAAACGGCGGAAGAGATTTCGGCCTGGATGTCGACCCAATGA
- a CDS encoding leucine-rich repeat domain-containing protein, with translation MAWVVREQMQSRHETQLAMRLEESTPGLSVTYAGLYDDSTISNGQQVWWRRALNWVRGPRAADAGFYGPDVEYGSFSDLSEFAEFTSLRSLSVQDTRVQDLTPISGLTNLQCISFHNSQVRDLTPVAGLRNLVEIQAGGCPVDDVTPLAGLTKLKVLGLSDTSIVDVTPLGNLPSLEDLWIRRTPVRDVSPLVELPNLRRLGFSSTLVSDLSPLFKSQGLRQVDFDDLSVSQEQVDEFQRALPKCRIIH, from the coding sequence ATGGCCTGGGTGGTGCGCGAGCAAATGCAGTCGCGACACGAAACTCAATTGGCGATGCGGCTCGAGGAATCGACGCCGGGACTTAGCGTGACATATGCCGGCCTCTACGACGACTCGACGATTTCAAATGGCCAGCAAGTCTGGTGGCGAAGGGCATTGAATTGGGTTCGAGGCCCAAGGGCGGCAGATGCGGGCTTTTATGGACCCGACGTCGAATACGGCTCGTTTTCCGACCTGTCCGAATTCGCGGAATTCACCAGCCTGAGATCGTTGTCTGTCCAGGACACTCGGGTTCAGGACTTGACCCCGATATCCGGCTTAACAAACCTTCAATGCATCAGCTTCCACAATTCTCAAGTCCGTGATCTGACGCCCGTCGCGGGGCTTCGCAACCTGGTTGAAATTCAGGCGGGCGGATGTCCCGTCGACGATGTGACGCCACTAGCAGGGCTCACGAAACTAAAGGTGCTGGGACTCTCCGATACCAGCATTGTGGATGTCACACCACTCGGCAATCTGCCGAGTTTGGAAGATCTTTGGATTCGCCGCACCCCTGTCCGCGATGTGTCGCCACTTGTGGAATTGCCCAATCTACGGCGCCTCGGCTTCTCCAGCACTCTTGTTAGCGATTTGTCACCTCTATTCAAATCGCAAGGCCTTCGGCAAGTCGACTTCGACGACCTGTCAGTTTCGCAGGAGCAAGTCGACGAATTTCAGCGGGCGCTGCCAAAGTGCCGCATTATTCATTAA